Proteins found in one Carassius auratus strain Wakin chromosome 12, ASM336829v1, whole genome shotgun sequence genomic segment:
- the tnfrsf17 gene encoding tumor necrosis factor receptor superfamily member 17: MLLFILLLYIIIYAEGKCAKNYYYDGLLEECQHCSIRCNSPPIICKTFCTSMPENEVEQNQNIRLILIVFFAFLGAFTALTIILRVIRRKTCKPIINKVIGQEKKTGSERGSNVTEQSEDTDEATTDLPDGLNQHHYNSNLPLPSTEEGTTLLVTTKTVQAYHCTPVI; encoded by the exons ATGCTTCTCTTTATACTGCtgctttacattattatttatgctGAGGGAAAATGTGCAAAGAATTATTATTACGATGGACTTCTTGAGGAGTGTCAACATTGCTCCATTAGATGCAACTCACCACCAataatttgcaaaacattttgcaCCTCAA TGCCAGAAAATGAAGTTGAACAGAATCAAAATATCCGTTTAATTTTGATCGTGTTTTTTGCGTTCCTGGGAGCTTTCACAGCACTGACCATTATTCTGCGAGTTATACGCAGGAAAACCTGTAAGCCCATCATTAACAAAG TTATAGGTCAAGAAAAAAAGACTGGCAGCGAAAGAGGCTCGAATGTCACAGAGCAATCTGAAGATACAGATGAAGCTACAACTGATTTGCCTGATGGACTGAACCAGCATCACTACAACTCCAACCTGCCTCTTCCCTCCACTGAGGAAGGCACTACATTGCTGGTTACCACAAAGACAGTTCAAGCTTACCATTGTACACCTGTTATATAG